In Calidithermus timidus DSM 17022, the following are encoded in one genomic region:
- a CDS encoding bifunctional folylpolyglutamate synthase/dihydrofolate synthase, whose product MTYEEAVAWLYAQTRAGGPRGLSRVRAVLERLGHPEERFEAVHVVGTNGKGSVVAFLEATLCAAGVRYGATTSPHLIDFRERIRTQGGLIPAEEVVDFVEWARKQTFPERIAFFDHSVALAFDHFARAEVELAVVEAGVGGLLDATRVLPRVALVILTNVGEDHLEVLGGSLEAVARDKAGAIRPGVPVVTAAEGVALEIVSRIAREKGAPLHVLSEDDSLFDLPSQPSLSGAFQRVNARLCAAAARLLGIREAAIAQGITQAKHPGRMQRVEWRGLELILDGAHNPPAARALAQELSGYHLVYGAFPRKDYRQVLEILLPGARSLRYTSAGAGALDALTLKAVHSAPFFEDPLEALEDARAARKGQEPVLVTGSLYLVGEVLKRLGVY is encoded by the coding sequence GTGACTTACGAAGAGGCCGTAGCCTGGCTTTACGCCCAAACCAGGGCCGGCGGGCCGCGTGGCCTGAGCCGGGTGCGGGCGGTGCTCGAGCGGCTGGGTCATCCCGAGGAGCGCTTCGAGGCGGTCCACGTGGTAGGAACCAACGGCAAGGGCAGCGTGGTGGCCTTCCTCGAGGCCACCCTGTGCGCGGCAGGGGTACGTTACGGGGCCACCACCAGCCCTCACCTGATCGACTTTCGCGAGCGGATTCGCACCCAAGGGGGCCTGATCCCTGCGGAGGAGGTGGTGGACTTCGTGGAGTGGGCCAGGAAGCAGACCTTTCCCGAGCGCATCGCCTTCTTCGACCACAGCGTGGCCCTGGCCTTCGACCACTTCGCCCGTGCGGAGGTGGAGCTGGCCGTGGTGGAAGCCGGGGTGGGCGGGCTGCTCGACGCCACGCGGGTACTTCCGCGCGTAGCGCTCGTGATCCTGACCAATGTGGGAGAGGACCATCTGGAGGTGCTGGGGGGCTCGCTCGAGGCAGTAGCCCGTGACAAGGCCGGGGCCATTCGCCCGGGCGTGCCGGTGGTGACGGCAGCCGAGGGCGTGGCGCTGGAGATCGTGAGCAGAATCGCACGGGAGAAGGGCGCACCCTTGCATGTGCTCAGCGAAGACGACTCGCTCTTCGACCTACCCAGCCAACCCTCCCTGAGTGGGGCCTTCCAGCGGGTCAACGCCCGCCTCTGCGCTGCCGCCGCCCGCCTCCTGGGCATCCGCGAGGCAGCCATCGCCCAGGGGATCACCCAGGCCAAGCACCCGGGCCGAATGCAGCGCGTGGAGTGGCGGGGACTCGAGCTCATCCTCGACGGAGCCCACAACCCGCCCGCCGCTCGCGCCCTGGCCCAGGAACTCAGCGGCTACCATCTGGTGTACGGGGCTTTTCCCCGCAAGGACTACCGCCAGGTGCTGGAAATTCTGCTGCCAGGAGCCCGCTCGCTACGCTACACCAGCGCCGGGGCCGGGGCTTTGGACGCACTTACACTGAAAGCCGTGCACAGCGCGCCTTTTTTCGAGGATCCCCTGGAGGCCCTCGAGGACGCCCGCGCCGCCCGAAAAGGCCAGGAGCCGGTGCTGGTGACCGGCTCCTTATACCTGGTGGGTGAGGTGCTGAAGAGGCTGGGGGTTTACTGA
- a CDS encoding YkvA family protein: protein MAEEIRLFSPPKLETTERLCEPSFWDKVRRFARKAGREVVEKALWLYYAYQRPETPLWAKRAILGALAYFILPVDAISDILVGVGYTDDLTVLTVAVGTVAAYINPAVKEQARRKVNEWFGDQEGQPL, encoded by the coding sequence ATGGCTGAAGAAATCCGGCTCTTCTCTCCCCCCAAGCTCGAGACCACCGAGCGCCTGTGCGAGCCTTCGTTCTGGGACAAAGTCCGACGCTTCGCCCGCAAGGCAGGCCGCGAGGTAGTGGAAAAGGCATTGTGGCTGTATTACGCCTATCAGCGCCCGGAAACCCCACTCTGGGCCAAGCGCGCCATCCTGGGTGCCCTGGCCTACTTCATCCTTCCGGTGGATGCCATATCGGACATCCTGGTGGGGGTAGGCTACACCGATGACTTAACGGTCCTCACGGTCGCCGTGGGTACCGTCGCGGCCTACATCAACCCCGCTGTCAAGGAGCAAGCCCGGCGGAAAGTCAACGAGTGGTTTGGCGACCAAGAGGGCCAGCCCCTTTGA
- a CDS encoding protease complex subunit PrcB family protein, protein MKRWLAVPLLVLGLSACVFEPQRPYYNVTDVQMFFPESSERWLYFYGDSMLVLNEQRSLRLEPKPVGQSNIWEVRDALWVNGEPVWREVAPRLSRMVALTLSAFPSGRLVLRAERDIESAWYYDGSSWYQLSASVEEGRQVVSDPQARTPELEGLTGAEQQVLLREILARRGGRPVVLYEITPPLQRLRLEPGPFLYRQVGLAVQYGVPQELIVIPEPPTVRVLAQGSQSTYSDTLPLAYVATNPIAYSRFRSFLPDAPNVNFNEVSLAALFIGQKPTGGYSVRFVSARQQGTTWEITVSLISPAPGAIVTQVITSPYLVLQIPGRPNRVIFRDTSGRLIAEGSPFVQ, encoded by the coding sequence ATGAAGCGATGGCTCGCGGTGCCGCTGTTGGTGCTGGGGCTTTCGGCTTGCGTGTTCGAGCCGCAGCGCCCTTATTACAACGTGACCGACGTGCAGATGTTCTTCCCCGAGTCCAGCGAGCGGTGGCTGTACTTCTATGGCGACAGCATGCTCGTATTGAACGAGCAGCGCAGCCTGCGCCTGGAGCCCAAGCCTGTAGGGCAGAGCAACATTTGGGAGGTCAGGGATGCCTTGTGGGTCAACGGGGAGCCGGTCTGGCGCGAGGTCGCTCCGCGTTTGAGCCGTATGGTTGCGCTTACCCTCAGCGCCTTTCCCTCGGGCAGATTGGTACTGCGTGCTGAGCGGGATATCGAGTCGGCCTGGTACTACGACGGCTCGAGCTGGTACCAGCTCAGCGCCTCGGTGGAGGAGGGCCGCCAGGTGGTGAGCGACCCCCAAGCCCGCACCCCCGAGCTCGAGGGCCTGACGGGGGCGGAGCAGCAGGTGCTGCTGCGAGAGATCCTGGCCCGCCGCGGAGGCCGCCCGGTGGTGCTCTACGAGATCACCCCGCCCCTCCAGCGCTTGCGGCTGGAGCCTGGGCCTTTCCTCTACCGCCAGGTCGGTCTGGCGGTGCAGTATGGCGTACCTCAGGAGCTTATCGTGATCCCCGAACCTCCTACCGTGAGGGTGTTGGCCCAGGGTTCGCAGAGCACCTACAGCGATACCCTGCCACTGGCTTATGTCGCTACCAACCCCATCGCTTACTCGCGTTTCCGCAGTTTCCTGCCTGACGCGCCCAACGTCAATTTCAACGAGGTCAGCCTGGCAGCCTTGTTCATCGGCCAGAAGCCCACGGGCGGCTACTCGGTGCGCTTCGTCTCGGCCCGTCAGCAGGGTACGACCTGGGAGATCACGGTCAGCCTGATCAGTCCTGCTCCTGGCGCGATCGTGACCCAGGTCATCACCAGCCCCTACTTGGTGTTGCAGATTCCGGGCAGGCCCAACCGGGTGATTTTCCGCGATACCTCGGGCCGGCTCATTGCCGAGGGCAGCCCCTTCGTTCAGTAA
- a CDS encoding ABC transporter permease → MWAYVVRRLLGLIPVLFGISLLVFAFLRAIPGDPAVVMLGERGTPEQIEALREKLGLNRPLPEQYVIFVSQLLRGDLGRSNFSLLEVRDLLAAKWPATFELAVSAMLVAMLIGVPLGILAAVRKNSIWDNLATSFALVGVSLPVFWLGLMLVYLFAVNLQWLPSGGRLSVEADAFFRPITGFYVLDALIQRKAVVDVLSHLVLPALTLGTIPLAILTRITRSAMLEVLSQDYVRTARAKGQAERVVIWRHALKNALLPVVTIIGLQFGTLLGGAILTETIFSWPGIGSWIYEGIINRDYPVVQGGVVFVAFVFVLINLLVDLSYALLDPRIQYR, encoded by the coding sequence ATGTGGGCTTATGTCGTTCGTCGTCTGCTGGGTTTGATCCCGGTGCTGTTTGGGATTTCGCTGCTGGTATTCGCTTTTCTCCGTGCCATCCCCGGTGACCCGGCGGTGGTGATGCTGGGCGAGCGGGGCACGCCCGAGCAGATCGAGGCGCTGCGGGAAAAGCTGGGGCTCAATCGGCCCCTGCCCGAGCAGTATGTCATCTTCGTGAGTCAGCTTCTGCGGGGAGATCTGGGCAGGAGCAACTTCAGCCTGCTCGAGGTGCGCGACCTGCTGGCGGCCAAGTGGCCTGCGACCTTCGAGCTTGCGGTCTCGGCCATGCTGGTGGCTATGCTCATCGGGGTCCCGCTGGGCATCCTGGCCGCCGTGCGCAAGAACAGCATCTGGGACAACCTGGCGACCAGCTTTGCTTTGGTAGGGGTGTCGCTGCCGGTGTTTTGGCTGGGCCTGATGTTGGTCTACCTCTTTGCCGTCAACCTCCAGTGGCTGCCCTCGGGTGGAAGGCTCTCGGTTGAAGCCGACGCCTTCTTCCGGCCTATCACCGGCTTTTACGTGCTCGACGCCCTCATCCAGCGCAAGGCTGTCGTCGACGTGCTCTCCCACTTGGTCCTCCCGGCCCTCACCTTGGGCACTATCCCCCTGGCCATCCTCACCCGCATCACCCGCAGCGCCATGCTCGAGGTGCTCTCGCAGGACTACGTGCGCACCGCACGGGCCAAGGGCCAGGCCGAGCGGGTGGTGATCTGGCGGCACGCGCTCAAGAACGCCCTGCTGCCGGTGGTGACCATCATCGGCTTGCAGTTTGGCACCCTGCTGGGCGGGGCCATCCTGACCGAGACCATCTTCAGTTGGCCGGGCATCGGGAGCTGGATCTACGAGGGCATCATCAACCGCGACTACCCGGTGGTGCAGGGTGGGGTGGTCTTCGTGGCTTTTGTCTTCGTGCTGATCAACCTCCTCGTAGACCTCTCCTACGCCCTCCTGGACCCGCGCATTCAGTACCGATAA
- a CDS encoding ABC transporter permease, which translates to MAATATAPSRVETPTRMALKRFMKSTSGKIGLALATFLVLLALLAPLIRPYNPAVDRDFLNIKKPPSAEHLFGTDNLGRDVFTRVIHGSRISLQVGLVAVGLSLSIGTLLGLVAGYFRGSLEVFIGWITDILLAFPSTLLAIAIVAVLGSNLTNAMIAVSVTQIPVYIRLARSVVLSVRELEFIQAANALGAPNHRILLRHLLPNALPPVVVQATLSIGTATLETAALGFLGLGAQPPAPEWGAMLSDAFRQGHWLDAPWMMIFPGFFILLTVLAFNLLGDGLRDALDPRANK; encoded by the coding sequence ATGGCTGCAACCGCAACCGCTCCCTCGCGCGTGGAAACCCCCACGCGCATGGCGCTCAAGCGCTTCATGAAGTCGACCTCGGGCAAGATTGGGCTGGCGCTGGCGACATTTTTGGTGTTGTTGGCCTTGCTCGCGCCGCTCATCAGACCCTACAACCCCGCCGTCGATCGCGACTTCCTCAACATCAAAAAGCCCCCCTCCGCCGAGCACCTCTTCGGCACCGACAACCTGGGCCGCGACGTGTTCACCCGCGTCATTCACGGCAGTCGCATCTCCTTGCAGGTGGGGTTGGTGGCGGTGGGCCTGAGCCTGAGCATCGGAACCCTGCTGGGCCTGGTGGCAGGCTACTTCCGGGGAAGCCTCGAGGTCTTCATCGGCTGGATTACCGACATCCTGCTGGCCTTTCCCAGCACCTTGCTGGCCATCGCCATCGTGGCGGTGCTGGGCTCCAACCTGACCAACGCCATGATCGCGGTGAGCGTGACGCAGATCCCCGTCTACATCCGATTGGCCCGCAGCGTGGTGCTGAGCGTGCGGGAGCTGGAGTTCATTCAGGCGGCCAACGCCCTGGGGGCTCCCAACCATCGCATCCTGCTGCGCCACCTGCTGCCCAACGCCCTGCCGCCGGTGGTCGTGCAGGCTACCCTGTCCATCGGGACGGCCACGCTCGAGACCGCTGCGCTGGGCTTTTTGGGGCTGGGCGCCCAGCCTCCGGCCCCCGAGTGGGGCGCCATGCTCTCCGACGCCTTCCGGCAGGGACATTGGCTGGATGCACCCTGGATGATGATATTCCCCGGCTTCTTCATCCTGCTCACCGTGCTGGCCTTCAACCTGCTGGGCGACGGCTTGCGCGACGCGCTCGACCCGAGGGCGAATAAGTAG
- a CDS encoding ABC transporter substrate-binding protein translates to MRRQWLMALALSALASAGLAQKTLVFGHEGEPVNLESGNITDGVSIYAQRQIYDTLVDFKPGSTDPVPALATSWFASPDGKSWTFRLRQGVKFHDGTDFDANAVLFNVNRWWDPKDPTRIQGGANYEIWGELFGGYKGTNESFLKNVRVVDKYTIRFDFGAPIPYFPVAIGSGYFGIASPTAIKAQGAKYGTPAGGAVGTGPFRFKEWRVGDRLILEKNPNFWRQGLPKADALVMRFIKDPAARLAELRAGSIDLTIQIPPANLGAIEADRNLDPVLRPSFNVGYLALNPAYKPLSDVRVRQAIAMAINKKAIVQAFWGKLGETNGHFTPSSFKTYWSSEVTDYEYNPTKAKQLLAQAGYPNGFDLEFWYMPVSRPYFPTPKEIAEAMGADLSAIGIRVKFQTKDWATYLNDRKVAPGFQAYMLGWTGDYGDPSNFFDPHFASPITDLFDSAGKPLDVKELNALLAKGSSSSNQAERIRIYQQADKMVFDLALRIPIVHSQPLNAKRKNISGWVLSPLGSESLENVDKSGL, encoded by the coding sequence ATGAGACGTCAATGGCTGATGGCCTTGGCCCTTAGCGCCCTTGCGAGCGCCGGTCTGGCCCAAAAGACCTTGGTGTTCGGGCACGAGGGGGAGCCGGTCAACCTCGAGTCCGGCAACATCACCGACGGGGTTTCGATTTACGCCCAGCGCCAGATTTACGACACCCTCGTAGACTTCAAGCCCGGTTCCACCGACCCCGTGCCGGCGCTGGCTACGAGCTGGTTCGCCTCGCCCGACGGCAAGAGCTGGACCTTCCGCCTGCGCCAGGGCGTCAAGTTCCACGATGGCACCGACTTCGACGCCAACGCCGTGCTCTTCAACGTCAACCGCTGGTGGGATCCCAAAGACCCCACCCGCATCCAGGGCGGAGCCAACTACGAGATCTGGGGCGAGCTGTTCGGTGGCTACAAGGGTACCAACGAGAGCTTCCTCAAGAACGTACGGGTAGTGGACAAGTACACCATCCGCTTCGACTTTGGCGCTCCCATCCCCTACTTCCCCGTAGCCATCGGTTCGGGCTACTTCGGCATCGCCTCGCCCACGGCCATCAAGGCTCAGGGCGCGAAATACGGCACTCCGGCGGGTGGCGCGGTGGGCACAGGCCCCTTCCGCTTCAAGGAATGGCGGGTGGGGGATCGCTTGATCCTCGAGAAGAACCCCAATTTTTGGAGGCAGGGCCTTCCTAAGGCCGACGCCCTGGTGATGCGCTTCATCAAGGACCCCGCTGCCCGTCTGGCCGAGCTGAGGGCTGGCTCCATCGATCTGACCATCCAGATTCCCCCGGCCAACCTGGGCGCCATCGAGGCCGATCGCAACCTCGACCCGGTCCTGCGTCCCTCCTTCAACGTGGGCTACCTGGCCCTCAACCCCGCCTACAAGCCCCTCTCCGACGTGCGCGTGCGTCAGGCCATCGCGATGGCCATCAACAAGAAGGCCATCGTGCAGGCCTTCTGGGGCAAGCTGGGCGAGACCAACGGCCACTTCACCCCCAGCTCCTTCAAGACCTACTGGTCGTCGGAAGTGACCGACTACGAGTACAACCCCACCAAGGCCAAGCAGCTCCTGGCCCAGGCGGGCTACCCCAACGGCTTCGACCTCGAGTTCTGGTACATGCCGGTCTCCCGCCCCTACTTCCCCACGCCTAAGGAGATCGCCGAGGCCATGGGCGCCGACCTCTCGGCCATCGGGATCAGGGTCAAGTTCCAGACCAAGGACTGGGCCACCTACCTCAACGACCGCAAGGTCGCGCCCGGCTTCCAGGCCTACATGCTGGGCTGGACCGGTGACTACGGCGACCCCTCCAACTTCTTCGACCCCCACTTTGCCTCGCCCATCACCGACCTCTTCGACAGCGCCGGAAAGCCGCTCGACGTGAAAGAACTCAACGCCCTTCTGGCCAAGGGCTCGAGCTCTTCCAACCAGGCCGAGCGCATCCGGATTTACCAGCAGGCCGACAAGATGGTCTTCGACCTGGCCCTGCGCATCCCCATCGTTCACAGCCAGCCCTTGAACGCCAAGCGCAAGAACATCAGCGGCTGGGTGCTCTCGCCGCTGGGCAGCGAGAGCCTCGAGAACGTCGACAAGAGCGGTTTGTAA